A DNA window from Chelativorans sp. AA-79 contains the following coding sequences:
- a CDS encoding 3-hydroxybutyrate dehydrogenase, which produces MSKARTAIITGSTSGIGLAIARALAAEGCKVVLNSFTDGDDDRGLANSIAKEFGTEAAYIRADMASGRECRALVEDAARRFGSVDILVNNAGIQHVAPVEDFPPEKWDAILAINLSSAFHTTAAAIPHMKRESRGRIVNIASAHGLRASPFKSAYVAAKHGVVGFTKTVALELAEEHITCNAVCPGYVLTSLVEAQIPDQMKAHGMDRETVIRQVMLAKQPTREFATVEQIAATVVFLCSDAAAQITGTTLSVDGGWTAE; this is translated from the coding sequence GTGAGCAAGGCAAGAACAGCGATCATTACCGGTTCGACATCCGGCATCGGGCTTGCAATCGCCCGTGCCCTGGCGGCGGAGGGATGCAAAGTTGTCCTCAATTCCTTCACCGACGGAGATGACGACAGGGGACTGGCGAACTCCATCGCAAAAGAGTTCGGCACCGAGGCCGCCTATATCCGGGCCGACATGGCCAGCGGCAGGGAGTGCCGTGCGCTGGTGGAAGACGCCGCCCGACGCTTTGGTTCCGTCGACATACTCGTCAACAATGCAGGCATCCAGCATGTGGCGCCGGTGGAAGACTTTCCGCCGGAGAAATGGGACGCGATCCTCGCCATCAATCTCTCCTCGGCCTTCCACACCACCGCAGCCGCCATCCCGCACATGAAGCGGGAGAGCCGTGGGCGGATCGTCAATATCGCGTCCGCCCACGGCCTGCGGGCCTCACCGTTCAAGTCGGCCTATGTAGCGGCCAAGCATGGGGTCGTGGGCTTCACGAAGACCGTCGCGCTCGAGCTGGCCGAGGAGCACATCACCTGCAATGCGGTGTGCCCCGGCTATGTGCTGACCTCGCTCGTCGAGGCGCAGATCCCCGATCAAATGAAGGCGCACGGCATGGACAGGGAAACGGTGATCAGGCAGGTGATGCTCGCCAAGCAGCCGACCCGGGAATTCGCGACCGTGGAGCAGATCGCCGCCACGGTCGTGTTTCTCTGCTCCGATGCCGCGGCGCAGATCACCGGCACCACATTGTCCGTGGACGGGGGCTGGACGGCCGAGTGA